The following are from one region of the Rosistilla carotiformis genome:
- the nagB gene encoding glucosamine-6-phosphate deaminase, which produces MRIIIENDPAAAAKRCATLIADQIQKKPDSVLGLATGGTPVACYQVLIEMYRQNLVSFAACKSFNLDEYVGLAGDHPQSYRHFMQTQLFDHIDIDRDATHVPNGLAKDYEAYCEVYEQQIADAGGIDLQLLGIGTDGHIAFNEPGSSLGSRTRLKTLMPETVQDNARFFDSIDEVPRLAVTMGVGTILESRQCLLMATGAHKADAIAGAIEGPLTCQNTASALQLHRDAVFVLDEAAAQGLTRQAYYRSSEEMHRKVLAQGL; this is translated from the coding sequence GTGCGTATCATCATCGAGAACGACCCCGCCGCGGCTGCAAAACGTTGCGCGACTTTAATCGCCGACCAGATCCAAAAGAAGCCCGATTCGGTTTTGGGCTTGGCGACCGGTGGCACTCCCGTCGCCTGTTACCAAGTGTTGATCGAAATGTATCGGCAAAACTTGGTTAGCTTTGCGGCCTGCAAATCGTTCAATTTGGACGAATATGTTGGCCTGGCGGGCGATCATCCGCAGAGCTACCGGCACTTCATGCAGACCCAGCTGTTCGATCATATTGACATCGATCGCGATGCCACCCATGTCCCCAATGGTTTGGCAAAAGACTACGAAGCGTATTGCGAAGTCTACGAGCAACAGATCGCCGACGCGGGCGGAATCGACCTGCAGTTGTTGGGAATCGGGACCGATGGACACATCGCGTTCAATGAACCCGGATCATCGTTGGGCAGCCGAACCCGTTTGAAGACCTTGATGCCTGAAACGGTCCAGGACAACGCGCGGTTCTTTGATTCGATCGATGAAGTGCCGCGATTGGCAGTGACGATGGGGGTCGGAACCATTCTGGAATCCCGACAATGTCTGTTGATGGCGACCGGGGCGCACAAGGCCGATGCGATTGCTGGTGCGATTGAAGGTCCGCTGACTTGTCAAAACACCGCCTCGGCGCTGCAGCTGCATCGCGACGCGGTCTTCGTGCTCGACGAAGCGGCGGCGCAAGGGCTGACCCGGCAAGCGTATTACCGCAGCAGCGAAGAGATGCATCGGAAAGTACTCGCCCAGGGGCTTTGA
- the guaA gene encoding glutamine-hydrolyzing GMP synthase has translation MSTPASDVISDSSALMDERVLVLDFGSQYAQLIARRVREQNVYCQIVRHDITAERIAEYAPRGIILSGGPSSVYEDGAPRCDQKLFELGIPVLGICYGMQLACDALGGSVQHTPSREYGRAHCEVTDASDLFDSLPTNMQVWMSHGDQVSSVGEMFHPLARTETCPFAAVKHATLPVYGLQFHPEVTHTPEGKQLLRNFVLRVCGCTGKWQLSDFAEETIGQIREIVGDRRVICGLSGGVDSSVVAALLYKAIGPQLACILVDNGLLRKAEQADVVKAFTEHFKADLHVVDAGPQFMQALEGISEPQEKRRRIGHQFIEAFKSEATKIESAHFLAQGTLYPDVIESGAAQDGPAATIKLHHNVGGLPEELGFELIEPLRDLFKDEVRRLGLELGLPEDLVWRHPFPGPGLAVRCLGEITEEKLSVLREADAIVVEEVKAAGLYRQTSQTFAVLLPVQSVGVMGDARTYDNCVAVRSVDTDDFMTADWSRLPYDLLAKISTRIINEVKGVNRVCYDISSKPPATIEWE, from the coding sequence ATGAGCACTCCCGCAAGCGATGTTATCTCGGACAGTTCGGCGCTGATGGACGAACGGGTCCTGGTCCTCGACTTTGGATCGCAATACGCACAATTGATCGCCCGTCGCGTCCGCGAACAAAACGTCTACTGCCAGATCGTTCGCCACGACATCACTGCCGAACGGATCGCCGAATACGCCCCGCGGGGAATCATCTTGTCCGGCGGGCCGTCGAGTGTTTATGAAGACGGTGCCCCACGCTGCGATCAAAAATTGTTTGAACTGGGCATTCCCGTACTGGGGATTTGCTACGGAATGCAACTGGCCTGCGACGCCTTGGGCGGGAGCGTTCAGCACACGCCTAGTCGCGAATACGGCCGGGCACATTGCGAAGTCACCGATGCTTCGGACCTGTTCGATAGCCTGCCCACGAACATGCAAGTCTGGATGAGCCACGGCGACCAGGTCTCGTCGGTTGGAGAGATGTTCCATCCGTTGGCGCGCACCGAAACCTGTCCGTTTGCCGCCGTCAAACACGCCACGTTGCCAGTCTATGGCCTGCAGTTCCACCCCGAGGTGACGCACACTCCCGAAGGGAAACAGTTGTTGCGCAACTTTGTGCTTCGCGTTTGCGGTTGCACGGGGAAATGGCAACTGAGCGACTTTGCAGAGGAAACGATCGGTCAGATCCGTGAAATTGTCGGCGATCGTCGCGTGATCTGCGGTCTTTCCGGTGGCGTCGATTCGTCCGTCGTTGCGGCGCTGCTTTACAAGGCGATTGGACCTCAATTGGCCTGCATTTTGGTCGACAATGGACTGTTGCGAAAAGCAGAACAGGCAGACGTTGTCAAAGCGTTCACCGAACACTTTAAAGCCGACTTGCATGTCGTCGACGCGGGCCCCCAATTCATGCAGGCGTTGGAAGGTATCAGCGAACCGCAAGAGAAACGCCGCCGCATCGGTCACCAATTCATCGAGGCCTTTAAATCCGAAGCGACGAAGATCGAATCCGCCCACTTCCTGGCGCAAGGCACGCTGTATCCCGATGTGATCGAAAGTGGCGCCGCTCAGGATGGCCCCGCGGCGACAATTAAATTGCATCACAACGTGGGCGGTCTGCCGGAGGAATTGGGCTTCGAATTGATCGAACCTCTTCGCGATCTGTTCAAAGACGAAGTCCGCCGTTTGGGCTTGGAGCTTGGTTTGCCCGAAGACTTGGTTTGGCGACACCCCTTCCCCGGCCCCGGTTTGGCCGTTCGTTGCTTGGGCGAAATCACCGAAGAAAAATTGTCGGTGCTTCGCGAGGCGGATGCGATTGTTGTCGAAGAGGTCAAGGCGGCAGGCCTGTATCGGCAGACCAGTCAAACGTTTGCCGTACTATTGCCCGTGCAAAGCGTAGGCGTGATGGGAGACGCACGAACCTATGATAATTGCGTCGCCGTGCGTTCGGTCGATACCGACGACTTCATGACGGCCGATTGGTCGCGTTTGCCTTACGACCTGCTGGCAAAAATTAGCACGCGAATCATCAACGAAGTCAAAGGGGTCAACCGTGTTTGCTACGACATCAGCAGCAAACCCCCAGCAACGATCGAGTGGGAGTAG
- a CDS encoding sulfatase-like hydrolase/transferase, whose translation MRRNPLLLPLLIFLTSVPCIAQENEKRPNILFLFSDDQSFETVGALGNDQIQTPSLDQLAARGTTFTHCFNMGSWSGAVCVASRTMLNSGRYVWSANAIYDKSEQERRAGRWWSEHLKSAGYKTYMTGKWHCRADAHQAFDDARHVRGGMPTQTPAGYGRPLADGSDAWSPSDPKFGGFWEGGKHWSEVVGDDAIDFIDDAAGKSQPFFMYVAFNAPHDPRQSPQEYVDRYPADQIMIPKNFLPLYPYKDEIGAGPSLRDEALGIFPRTEHCVQVHRQEYYSIITHMDAQIGRILEHLKAAGIDDNTWIFFTADHGLACGHHGLMGKQNMYDHSVRVPFTVVAPGVEAGRRISAPIYLQDVMPTTLQLAGVPKPEHVDFQSVLPLLAGQGKPRQAIYGAYLGLQRSLRTERYKLILYPKAKVARLYDLQQDPDEIHDLAAQPSARPIMRRLFAEFQRQQAELGDSLDLSETFANLK comes from the coding sequence ATGCGTCGAAATCCTCTTTTGCTTCCCCTGCTGATTTTCTTGACGTCCGTTCCGTGCATCGCCCAGGAGAACGAAAAACGTCCCAACATCTTGTTCCTGTTTTCGGACGACCAGTCCTTTGAAACGGTGGGGGCGTTGGGGAACGACCAGATTCAAACGCCCTCGTTGGACCAATTGGCGGCGCGCGGGACCACGTTTACGCACTGCTTCAACATGGGTTCATGGAGCGGTGCGGTGTGCGTGGCCAGTCGTACGATGCTCAACAGCGGACGTTATGTGTGGAGTGCCAACGCGATCTATGACAAGAGCGAACAGGAACGGCGGGCGGGCCGTTGGTGGAGTGAACATCTTAAATCTGCCGGGTACAAGACCTACATGACAGGCAAGTGGCACTGTCGCGCCGACGCCCACCAAGCCTTCGACGACGCGCGGCACGTCCGCGGCGGGATGCCAACACAAACTCCCGCCGGTTACGGTCGGCCGCTTGCCGACGGCAGCGATGCCTGGTCGCCATCGGATCCGAAATTTGGCGGTTTCTGGGAAGGGGGCAAACACTGGAGCGAAGTGGTTGGCGACGATGCGATCGATTTCATCGACGATGCCGCAGGGAAATCGCAACCCTTCTTTATGTATGTCGCCTTCAACGCGCCCCACGATCCGCGACAAAGCCCCCAAGAATATGTCGATCGTTATCCCGCCGACCAGATCATGATTCCCAAGAACTTTCTGCCACTGTATCCCTACAAAGACGAAATCGGAGCTGGCCCTTCACTGCGTGACGAAGCGTTGGGAATTTTCCCCCGAACGGAGCACTGCGTTCAGGTTCATCGCCAGGAATACTATTCGATCATCACGCACATGGACGCGCAGATCGGGCGGATTCTTGAGCACCTCAAGGCGGCGGGGATCGACGACAACACCTGGATTTTCTTTACGGCCGATCATGGACTGGCGTGTGGTCATCACGGACTGATGGGCAAACAGAATATGTACGATCACAGCGTGCGGGTCCCCTTTACGGTCGTGGCGCCGGGTGTCGAAGCGGGACGCCGCATCTCGGCCCCCATCTACCTGCAAGACGTGATGCCAACGACACTTCAGTTGGCAGGGGTTCCGAAGCCCGAACACGTCGATTTTCAAAGCGTCCTGCCTTTGCTTGCCGGCCAGGGCAAACCGCGTCAAGCGATCTATGGCGCCTACCTGGGACTGCAGCGAAGTCTGCGGACCGAACGCTATAAACTGATCCTCTATCCGAAAGCGAAAGTCGCTCGACTGTACGATCTGCAACAAGACCCCGACGAAATCCATGATCTCGCAGCGCAACCAAGCGCGCGGCCGATCATGCGTCGGCTATTCGCGGAATTCCAACGACAGCAAGCCGAGTTGGGGGATTCGCTGGATCTCAGCGAGACCTTTGCGAACCTGAAGTAG
- a CDS encoding 2Fe-2S iron-sulfur cluster-binding protein yields the protein MIIGIITILAVIAQIIGLATGTATASQRLRAQWREWCSRSDSQLASQVVAADRSRPFSPAWSGWRSLRVIDTHMVSADCKTFVFADPDGTPMPSFVPGQFLMVGRVDEPGTAPVAARCYSLSDAPSPTHLQITVKRIEGGQVSAWLHDTISAGDSVQVRAPGGRFVLDIERTDLVVGIAAGVGITPMTSMAKYVTKMQPGRSVIVFLSARDAAHCPMVDELRALERSCPFFTLVVLQSRPEPGDHFDLKGRLSIDIISRVVGEPIGSYYLCGPPEFMTSLSDALIQWGVPKDSVSFESFGGPKPHTAVIEGEASAPIPVEFRRSGKKAAFSPADGNLLDAAEKAGVQMDADCRAGACGTCLKKLIQGKVQYDQAPSFGPIADDECLPCVAKPSEATILDA from the coding sequence ATGATTATTGGGATCATTACGATCCTGGCGGTTATTGCTCAGATAATCGGTTTGGCAACCGGAACGGCTACGGCAAGTCAACGCTTGCGCGCCCAATGGCGCGAATGGTGTTCGCGGTCAGATTCCCAATTGGCCAGCCAAGTGGTCGCCGCGGACCGCTCGCGACCCTTTTCTCCCGCCTGGTCCGGATGGCGCAGCTTACGCGTTATCGATACGCACATGGTTTCCGCCGATTGCAAAACCTTCGTCTTCGCCGACCCCGATGGCACGCCGATGCCATCGTTTGTGCCGGGACAGTTTTTGATGGTGGGTCGTGTCGACGAACCGGGGACAGCCCCCGTCGCCGCCCGCTGCTATTCGTTGTCCGATGCGCCGTCACCCACGCATTTACAGATTACGGTCAAACGGATCGAAGGGGGCCAAGTGAGTGCTTGGTTACACGACACCATTTCCGCTGGCGACAGTGTTCAAGTTCGCGCGCCGGGTGGCCGGTTCGTGCTGGATATCGAACGGACCGACCTTGTCGTCGGAATCGCGGCGGGCGTGGGGATCACGCCGATGACAAGCATGGCGAAATATGTCACGAAGATGCAGCCTGGACGATCGGTGATCGTGTTCCTTTCGGCTCGCGACGCGGCGCATTGCCCGATGGTGGATGAGCTTCGCGCGTTGGAACGCAGCTGTCCCTTCTTCACGTTGGTCGTTCTGCAAAGTCGTCCCGAACCGGGGGATCATTTCGATCTGAAGGGACGTTTGAGTATCGACATCATTTCTCGCGTCGTGGGAGAACCGATCGGTAGCTACTATTTATGTGGCCCGCCCGAGTTCATGACGTCGTTAAGCGATGCGCTAATTCAGTGGGGTGTCCCCAAGGATTCGGTCAGCTTTGAATCGTTCGGCGGTCCCAAGCCGCACACTGCGGTGATCGAAGGGGAGGCGAGCGCGCCGATTCCTGTCGAGTTCCGACGCAGTGGCAAAAAGGCGGCGTTCTCTCCCGCAGATGGCAATCTATTGGATGCCGCGGAAAAAGCGGGAGTGCAAATGGACGCCGATTGTCGGGCTGGTGCATGCGGCACCTGCCTGAAGAAATTGATCCAAGGGAAGGTCCAATACGACCAAGCGCCTTCGTTCGGCCCTATCGCCGACGACGAGTGTTTGCCATGCGTGGCTAAGCCAAGCGAAGCGACGATCTTGGACGCTTAA
- a CDS encoding LamG domain-containing protein codes for MTLRPLFSGLFLLATISNGSVLGEDSGTLIFQDDFQRNESQELRDEVGNGWNTNSKSRAGGNKQVDLRDGAMYIYIHAAADHAVSVTQPAEFRDGRVEVKFMLENEQDSLGLNFADLKFKEVWAGHLCKVVIGTKHVEIADLKTGVMDLKIRDQRKAGTLPAELKKMLKSKAKRVANRLETGKWYDAVATISGDTLTVQIDGKEVATFSSPGIAHPTKRMLRLSVPRNVVIDDLKIYRTGGVIESRVQ; via the coding sequence ATGACATTGCGTCCACTTTTCAGCGGCCTGTTTCTACTCGCGACGATTTCAAACGGTTCCGTCCTTGGCGAGGACTCCGGAACGTTGATCTTCCAGGATGATTTCCAACGCAACGAATCGCAGGAGCTGAGAGACGAGGTTGGCAATGGTTGGAACACCAACAGCAAATCGCGTGCAGGAGGCAATAAGCAGGTCGATCTCCGTGACGGCGCGATGTACATCTACATTCACGCGGCGGCCGATCACGCCGTCTCGGTCACCCAGCCCGCGGAGTTTCGCGACGGACGGGTCGAAGTGAAATTCATGCTTGAAAATGAGCAGGATTCGCTGGGACTGAATTTCGCTGATTTGAAGTTCAAGGAGGTATGGGCGGGGCATTTGTGCAAGGTCGTGATTGGGACCAAGCACGTCGAAATTGCCGACCTGAAAACGGGGGTGATGGACCTGAAAATCCGCGACCAACGCAAAGCAGGAACGCTCCCCGCCGAACTGAAGAAGATGCTCAAGTCGAAAGCCAAGCGGGTTGCAAATCGGCTGGAAACGGGAAAGTGGTACGATGCCGTCGCAACGATCTCTGGCGACACGTTAACGGTGCAAATCGATGGCAAAGAAGTGGCAACATTCTCGTCACCCGGTATTGCGCATCCGACCAAACGTATGCTGCGGTTGTCCGTGCCACGCAACGTCGTGATCGATGACCTGAAGATCTATCGAACCGGTGGCGTGATCGAGTCACGAGTCCAATGA
- a CDS encoding DUF1549 and DUF1553 domain-containing protein, whose protein sequence is MNRMLRELSFTALFISAFLAGTISQAEAQTAKQRAKAIAAARNKAAAEKAKPPKIVLPIDKAPRTEITVAPVDPSRKTRMKSVAMQIDHIVVDHLRSKGARANPPISDEVFLRRIYLDITGTIPTLEQARSFLESTAPDKRSELIDELLNAPGYASHHYNYWADVLRIVDQPDGNNYLRPYGDWIKQSFRDNTHWNVMVRQMLTAEGKVWENPPAGYKLRDDGMPLDNLNNTVRIFLGTRIGCAQCHDHPFDRWTQREFYELAAFEGGVRTRNYDRELTMAQREAVQSSDRRLIGQVNRLVNYNRKEVIETNNKLRFPHDYAYDDAKPKALVEPNVIFGSMPRMDGNTPRREAFAAWLTSNDNPRFALTIANRMWQRVIGVGLIDPVDDITEDTSPSIPALMDLLVSEMKRVDYDLKEFLRILYNTHIYQRQATVIDPADPTAEYLVTGPIMRRMSAEQVWDSMLTLTLEDPDSLIRHTDAEFCDALALSPGITAAQLISTYPRLQESAKEQRATDRTMEYKKIVLRRASELPQPVPADHFLRQFGQSDRTIISNNSTEGTVPQLLTMFNGPVTHMMLEPGSLLVNKVTSNASLNDRVDTIFLSILSRYPTEDQKLLAKKIVAEYKIPGYGDIIWSLLNTREFVFIQ, encoded by the coding sequence ATGAATCGTATGCTCCGCGAGTTATCGTTCACGGCTCTTTTCATTTCAGCTTTCCTCGCCGGCACGATTTCGCAGGCCGAAGCGCAAACGGCCAAACAACGGGCCAAAGCGATCGCGGCGGCGAGAAATAAAGCGGCCGCAGAAAAGGCCAAACCGCCGAAGATCGTGTTGCCGATCGATAAAGCACCAAGAACCGAGATCACCGTCGCGCCGGTCGATCCCTCGCGGAAGACGCGGATGAAATCGGTCGCCATGCAGATCGACCATATTGTCGTCGATCACCTGCGTTCCAAAGGGGCACGCGCCAACCCACCGATCTCCGACGAAGTCTTTCTGCGTCGCATCTATCTGGATATCACCGGCACGATCCCAACGTTGGAACAGGCGCGATCCTTTTTGGAATCGACAGCCCCCGACAAGCGATCGGAATTGATCGACGAACTGCTGAACGCGCCGGGCTACGCAAGTCATCACTACAACTACTGGGCCGACGTTTTGCGAATCGTCGATCAGCCCGACGGCAACAACTACCTGCGTCCTTATGGCGATTGGATCAAACAGTCGTTCCGCGACAACACGCACTGGAACGTGATGGTCCGGCAAATGTTGACGGCCGAGGGGAAGGTCTGGGAAAATCCCCCCGCCGGTTACAAGTTGCGAGACGACGGCATGCCGTTGGACAATTTGAACAACACCGTCCGCATCTTTTTGGGCACGCGGATAGGATGCGCCCAATGTCACGACCATCCGTTCGACCGTTGGACACAGCGGGAGTTCTATGAATTGGCCGCGTTTGAAGGGGGCGTTCGCACTCGCAATTACGATCGCGAATTAACGATGGCCCAAAGGGAAGCGGTTCAAAGTTCGGATCGCCGCCTGATCGGACAGGTCAATCGTCTTGTGAATTACAATCGCAAGGAAGTCATTGAAACGAACAACAAGCTGCGTTTCCCGCACGACTATGCCTACGACGACGCGAAACCGAAAGCGTTGGTCGAACCAAACGTGATCTTCGGTTCGATGCCACGCATGGATGGCAACACCCCGCGACGTGAAGCCTTCGCAGCGTGGCTCACATCAAACGACAATCCCCGCTTTGCGCTGACAATTGCCAATCGAATGTGGCAGCGTGTGATTGGCGTCGGGCTGATCGATCCTGTCGACGACATCACGGAAGACACGTCGCCATCGATTCCCGCATTGATGGATCTGTTGGTCTCAGAAATGAAACGTGTGGACTACGATCTCAAAGAATTCCTGCGAATTCTGTACAACACCCACATCTATCAACGTCAAGCGACCGTCATCGACCCTGCTGATCCGACTGCCGAATATTTGGTGACCGGTCCTATCATGCGACGGATGTCGGCCGAACAGGTTTGGGATTCGATGTTGACACTAACGTTGGAGGATCCCGATTCGTTGATCCGCCACACCGATGCCGAATTTTGCGACGCGCTGGCGCTCAGCCCCGGCATCACCGCCGCTCAATTGATCTCCACCTATCCACGTTTGCAAGAATCGGCAAAGGAACAACGCGCAACCGATCGCACGATGGAGTACAAAAAAATCGTGCTGCGACGGGCTTCCGAACTGCCGCAGCCCGTCCCCGCAGACCATTTCCTGCGTCAATTTGGACAGTCCGATCGAACGATCATCTCCAACAATTCCACCGAGGGAACCGTCCCTCAATTGTTGACGATGTTTAATGGTCCGGTAACGCACATGATGCTGGAACCTGGGTCGCTGTTGGTGAACAAAGTCACCAGCAATGCGTCGTTGAACGATCGGGTCGACACGATTTTCCTGAGCATCCTGAGCCGGTATCCGACCGAGGATCAGAAGCTGTTGGCGAAGAAGATCGTCGCCGAATACAAGATCCCCGGTTACGGCGATATCATTTGGTCGCTGCTGAATACGCGTGAATTCGTCTTTATTCAGTAG